The Bryobacteraceae bacterium genome includes a window with the following:
- the groS gene encoding 10 kDa chaperonin, with translation MQIRPLYDRLVVRRIEPQETVQNGIIIPDTAKEKPQEGEVVAAGRGKRLEDGTVVPLDVKVGDRILFGKYSGSDIKIDGEEFLILREDEVLGVLEK, from the coding sequence ATGCAGATTCGTCCGCTGTATGACAGGCTCGTCGTGCGCCGGATCGAGCCGCAGGAAACCGTGCAGAACGGCATCATCATCCCGGATACGGCGAAGGAGAAGCCCCAGGAAGGCGAGGTCGTGGCGGCTGGCCGCGGCAAGAGGCTGGAAGACGGCACGGTGGTGCCCCTCGATGTGAAGGTGGGCGACCGGATCCTGTTCGGGAAGTACTCCGGCAGCGACATCAAGATCGATGGCGAGGAGTTCCTCATCCTGCGCGAGGACGAAGTCCTCGGTGTTCTGGAGAAGTAA
- a CDS encoding ABC transporter ATP-binding protein: MTGVSENGRRVLRTEEVSKTYRKRRVVDNISVSVATGEVVGLLGPNGAGKTTTFYMIVGMVTPDGGRIFLDDREITDLAMYERARAGISYLPQEPSVFRRLSVEDNLMAILETLPLRPADRRLRLEELIEQMGLEAVRKNKGYALSGGERRRVEIARALAIDPRFLLLDEPFSGIDPIQVLELQKIISQLRDRGIGILITDHNVRETLAVTDRAYIINQGRIFRAGTPQALALDPDVRRVYLGDNFDLGR, from the coding sequence GTGACCGGAGTTTCCGAAAACGGCCGGCGGGTTCTGCGGACCGAAGAAGTCAGCAAGACCTACCGCAAACGGCGCGTGGTGGACAACATCAGCGTCAGCGTGGCCACCGGAGAAGTGGTGGGCCTGCTCGGGCCGAACGGCGCCGGCAAGACGACCACGTTCTACATGATCGTGGGCATGGTGACGCCCGATGGCGGCCGCATTTTCCTCGACGACCGCGAGATCACCGATCTGGCCATGTATGAACGCGCCCGCGCCGGCATCAGTTATCTTCCGCAAGAGCCTTCGGTCTTCCGCCGCCTCAGCGTCGAAGACAACCTGATGGCGATCCTCGAAACTCTGCCGCTGCGCCCGGCCGACCGCCGGCTGCGGCTGGAAGAACTGATCGAGCAGATGGGTCTCGAGGCCGTGCGCAAGAACAAGGGCTACGCACTGTCGGGAGGCGAGCGGCGGCGCGTCGAGATCGCGCGGGCGCTCGCGATCGATCCGCGGTTTCTCCTGCTCGACGAGCCGTTTTCGGGCATTGATCCGATCCAGGTGCTCGAGCTGCAGAAGATCATTTCCCAGCTGCGGGACCGCGGCATCGGCATCCTGATCACCGACCACAACGTGCGCGAGACGCTGGCGGTGACGGACCGCGCTTACATCATCAATCAGGGCCGCATCTTCCGGGCGGGAACTCCGCAGGCGCTGGCGCTCGACCCCGACGTCCGGCGCGTGTATCTGGGCGACAATTTCGACCTCGGGCGTTAG